From Paraglaciecola sp. L1A13:
AGACAAGCTAATTATCATGACACCCATAATAAATAAGCTCATAAAAGTGGGTGAGACTACGAGTTGTTATTGGGGGAATTTAACAAGTGGGCTTATATAACTTGTCCGTGCTTAAACTTATAAAATGCACATTCAAGTACTTAGCTAATTACGGATACATGACTGCTTGTGTTATTGATAGGGCTAGATTTGAATGGCCTATAAGGATTGATTTTTGACGCTGTGCTAGGATGGGTTATCGTGTATCAAGCTAAGCCGACACCTAAAACGAATAAAAAGCGTGGTTAAGCAACACATAAAGGCGAAACATATTGAATCCAATCAGTTCTTCTAAGCATCTAAATAAAATCGTTTTTCTCGGTTCGTCGAGCGCCATCATCGCCTTACTCCTTTTTGCGTTACTTTCCCCTCAGTTAGCTGATCAAACCTTTTCGCAGCTGCAAACCATTATTGTGGATAACGGGAGTTGGTTTTATGTGTTAACGGTCGCTACGATTTTAATTTTTGTTATGTATTTGGCCATATCGAGGCATAGTCAAATTAAGCTGGGGCCGGATCACGCTGAGCCTGATTATTCATTTGTTTCGTGGCTTTCAATGTTGTTCGCGGCAGGCATGGGCATTGGCTTAATGTTTTTTGGGGTTGCAGAACCTTTAATGCATTTTCTTGCTCCGCCTACGGCAACACCTAGCACCATTGAGGCGGCGCGAGAAGCGATGAAGATGACGTTCTTCCATTGGGGATTGCACGCATGGGCGATATACGCTGTTGTTGCGCTTATCTTAGCTTATTTTAGTTATCGTCATAATTTACCTCTAACACTACGCTCTGCGCTTTACCCTATTATCGGCGATAAAATTTACGGCTGGCGCGGTAACGTGGTCGATATTTTCGCTGTCATCAGTACTATTTTTGGCGTAGCAACGTCACTGGGTTTGGGAGTGTTACAGATTAGCTCGGGCCTTAATTATTTGTTCGGCTTCCCTATATCTGAGCCCTACCAATTGCTGTTGATTGTGGCAATCACTGGTTTGGCTATTGTCTCGGTTGTCAGTGGTTTAGATAAGGGAATTCGCATATTGTCTGAATTTAATATGCTGCTGGCGATTGGCTTACTGGTGTTTATTTTACTAGCTGGACCTACCGTATTTTTGTTACAAGCGATGCTACAAAATACCGGGGCGTACTTATCTGATTTGGTACGTAATACCTTTAATCTTTTCGCTTACGACAAAAAGGACTGGTTAGGCGGCTGGACTATATTCTACTGGGGATGGTGGCTAGCGTGGGCGCCCTTTGTTGGTGTGTTTATTGCTCGTATTTCAAAGGGCCGCACCATACGAGAATTTTTGATTGGGGTATTGCTGATACCATCTATGTTCACGCTGGCGTGGATGACTATTTTTGGTAATAGCGCGATTGAGTTAGTGCTTAATCAGGGGAGTACGCAACTAGCGAAGCTGGCGACAGATAACACCCCGGTGGCATTATTTTTATTTCTTGAACACTTCCCTTGGTCAAATGTGATATCTGGTGTGGCGGTGCTGATGATTGTCGTGTTCTTTGTCACTTCCTGTGACTCAGGCGCCATGGTGGTTGATATGTTGTGCTCTAACGGTCAAAACGATACGCCGGTTTGGCAGCGTATTTATTGGGCCGGCGGGGTCGGTTTAGTTGCTGGCATTTTATTAATGGCTGGTGGACTAAGCGCCTTGCAAACTATGACCATAGCCAGCGCTTTGCCGTTTGCAGTGATATTACTGATATCTATGTACGGCTTAATAAAAGCCCTAAGGGTCGAAGAATACAAACGTGAAAGCATGACGCTTCATGCACCATCAGGGCAAGTCAACGCGGGTAGCGATAGCTGGAAAGAGCGATTACACACCATAGTAGACTTTCCCAATAAGCCTACGGTAGAACGCTTCGTTGAACAAACCGTCAAACAAGCATTCGACTCGGTGGCGAAAGAATTAACCTTAAAACAGATTGAAGCTAATATTAGCCAATCTGCTGAAGCGATCACATTGACGGTTCAGCATGGCGAAGACGCCGAGTTTGTATACGCGGTCTACCCAACTATTCACCATTTACCTGAATATGGTCAATCAACTGAGACCCCAGTACCTGACTCTGATGGGGAATATACCTATTACCGAGCTGATGTGCATTTAAGCGAAGGTGGGCAAAATTACGATATTATGGGTTGGTCGAAGTTAGCGGTGATCAACGATGTAATTGATCAATATCACCGCCATTTGCACTTTTTGCATTTGGCAGGTTAGGGTCTTAATTCAAATAGCGTGATTGCACCCGCGCGACAATAGCAAAGCTGTAGCTTAAATATTGTCGCGTATGGCTATTAAAATTATCAATGTTTTAGTCCCTATAATATCGGCTGTACGCCCTTTTCTTTAAACACCCGTTTATCGCCATATCCTTATCCCAATTAAAATAGCCCCATTTTATATCACCGGTATTTACGCGTTATGACTCTTAATAGGGCGCAGTGCATTTAAATAGTGCGAATTATTTTTCCATATAAATAACGATTATTTAGCCATAATATTTTCTTATAGCATGAAAAACGAATGCTTAATTAGCTGATAATAACGCCCAGCAAGATAAGAAAAATTTATACGTTTACACTTTGTTAATAGAATTTTTCATCATTGTAACCATCTGAAAAATATGAATATATTCTGATTCATATTCTATCCTTCCTGCGCAATCCAAGTTATATCCCATTAACATTCTTTAAATCAGCGATTTAGGTATGGCTTGTGCTTTTGTTCAAAGGCAACGACAAGATTGCAAATGGGTGTTAGCAAATCCAAATCCGCTCATATAAGCCGAAAAAACGCACATGTTCTTTGAACAGGAGATACACACATGAAAAGCCCAAATAGTACCAAATCCATGAAAGTAAC
This genomic window contains:
- a CDS encoding choline BCCT transporter BetT, coding for MNPISSSKHLNKIVFLGSSSAIIALLLFALLSPQLADQTFSQLQTIIVDNGSWFYVLTVATILIFVMYLAISRHSQIKLGPDHAEPDYSFVSWLSMLFAAGMGIGLMFFGVAEPLMHFLAPPTATPSTIEAAREAMKMTFFHWGLHAWAIYAVVALILAYFSYRHNLPLTLRSALYPIIGDKIYGWRGNVVDIFAVISTIFGVATSLGLGVLQISSGLNYLFGFPISEPYQLLLIVAITGLAIVSVVSGLDKGIRILSEFNMLLAIGLLVFILLAGPTVFLLQAMLQNTGAYLSDLVRNTFNLFAYDKKDWLGGWTIFYWGWWLAWAPFVGVFIARISKGRTIREFLIGVLLIPSMFTLAWMTIFGNSAIELVLNQGSTQLAKLATDNTPVALFLFLEHFPWSNVISGVAVLMIVVFFVTSCDSGAMVVDMLCSNGQNDTPVWQRIYWAGGVGLVAGILLMAGGLSALQTMTIASALPFAVILLISMYGLIKALRVEEYKRESMTLHAPSGQVNAGSDSWKERLHTIVDFPNKPTVERFVEQTVKQAFDSVAKELTLKQIEANISQSAEAITLTVQHGEDAEFVYAVYPTIHHLPEYGQSTETPVPDSDGEYTYYRADVHLSEGGQNYDIMGWSKLAVINDVIDQYHRHLHFLHLAG